In Leuconostoc kimchii IMSNU 11154, the DNA window AAAACATACCTGCCGCAACGGGACGAATAAATCCTGCCTTGAGCAACAGTTGATGGCTTTTCACTTCAGCATCAGCTGGTACTTCGCGCAACGTTGGCATTAATAATTTCGATTGTTTCATGAGTATCCTCAATTCTTTTTTGAATTATGTACGGCGCAAAGCGCCTAAATAAAAAGCAACGACGCAATAACAGTTATCGCAACAAGTCATTAATTGTGACAGCAATCATCAACACAAACATAAAAATTGCGCCACCAACCGTAACTGCATTTTCAAATGATGCTGGTAATGGTCGTCGCAGTACCGCTTCAATAGCATTTAAAACAAGCTTGCCACCATCTAGTGCCGGTATTGGAATTAAATTCATGATGCCCAGATTGATTGACAACATTGCCATAAAACCTAAAATACTTAAAAATCCAGTTTTAGCAGCTGAAGATGTATATTTTGCAATTGATACTGGGCCACCAAGTTTATCTAAACTAAAACCACCAGTAAAAAGGTGACTCAATGCATACCAAACTTTTGATATCGTTGTACCTGTTGTTAAAAATCCATACTTGATACGCGAACCAAAATCAGTATACGTCTTAGCTGTTATCCCAATGATAGCACTCTCTATACCATCTATTTTAACTGTTTTAGGTGTCATATTGACGATCCTCTTTTTACCATCACGTAACACTGAAAAAGTTAATACGTTATTTTTAGAATTACTAATTCTCGTGGCTGCTTGATCCCACGTTTTCGTTTTGTGACCATTGATCGCTATAATTCGGTCATTGGCTTGTAACCCAGCCTGTTTAGCTGGCATATCACTTTTAACGGCGCCAACAATTGGCTTGTCCAATGTTACACTAGGCAAAGCAAATGCTAGGCCTGAAAAA includes these proteins:
- the rseP gene encoding RIP metalloprotease RseP, with product MNLTAIVAFIFVFGVLVTVHEFGHFFVAKKSGVLIREFAIGMGPKIISWNYNHTAYTIRILPVGGYVRMAGLDEEPDLDAGQRVRLIFNTANQVIKMDTRIDELGEGAFFQVDTFDLSDELTLTGYLNDNENKQTLSVDHDATIIEKNGTEIQIAPRDSWVQSAKVYKRALINIAGPAMNLILALVVFSGLAFALPSVTLDKPIVGAVKSDMPAKQAGLQANDRIIAINGHKTKTWDQAATRISNSKNNVLTFSVLRDGKKRIVNMTPKTVKIDGIESAIIGITAKTYTDFGSRIKYGFLTTGTTISKVWYALSHLFTGGFSLDKLGGPVSIAKYTSSAAKTGFLSILGFMAMLSINLGIMNLIPIPALDGGKLVLNAIEAVLRRPLPASFENAVTVGGAIFMFVLMIAVTINDLLR